One part of the Drosophila teissieri strain GT53w chromosome 3R, Prin_Dtei_1.1, whole genome shotgun sequence genome encodes these proteins:
- the LOC122621253 gene encoding uncharacterized protein LOC122621253 isoform X1 has translation MSLTEMMRGKSMPVDKKNDIKLAQHEFATVRIVQIGCVLNVLAEAIERVKISLIMPKLLEHPAHMAKILNGTKYERAVHLVESFVRRREFILREKRPPLMDHGIIQIIDFFQRNSRIYLLFPSYYNHMSDNEKKLLKAFELLYDLAKDRLYRTSTDAIAQERQLHAMYKQNEVVKEQVEELRQKIQDQKAAIRKRMADKEAYLQNYEDLLMKKKREKNERIQKEIDRCTRLVKANKKLSLERQADLEEQLQKTRNNYTLTTKTYLKQEKVFREEKNKLLIQLQAIIKKYDHSIGEKMIENMELADEHKKAKKALDEYMIGFLKVERVYKQIVVKREEEEARQRQHRILLFAMNRAAIKIQKYWRKWKRHMRKKNKRSRK, from the exons ATGAGTTTGACAGAGATGATGCGGGGCAAATCGATGCCAGTGGACAAGAAGAATGACATTAAACTGGCCCAGCATG AATTTGCAACCGTTCGAATAGTGCAAATCGGATGTGTGCTAAATGTCCTGGCCGAGGCCATCGAGCGGGTTAAGATTTCGCTCATCATGCCGAAACTGCTGGAACATCCCGCGCACATGGCTAAGATTCTGAATGGAACCAAGTACGAAAGGGCAGTTCACCTGGTGGAATCGTTCGTTCGTCGAAGAGAGTTCATTCTGCGGGAGAAACGTCCGCCCCTGATGGACCACGGCATTATCCAGATCATCGATTTCTTCCAGCGGAACAGCAGGATCTACCTCCTGTTCCCCAGCTACTACAACCACATGAGTGACAACGAGAAGAAGCTGCTGAAGGCCTTCGAGTTGCTCTATGATCTGGCCAAGGACCGCTTGTACAGGACGTCCACCGACGCCATCGCCCAAGAGCGCCAGCTGCATGCCATGTACAAGCAGAACGAGGTGGTCAAGGAGCAGGTGGAGGAGCTGCGCCAAAAGATCCAGGATCAGAAGGCGGCCATCAGGAAGCGCATGGCCGATAAGGAGGCCTACCTGCAGAACTACGAGGACCTCCTcatgaagaagaagagggaGAAGAACGAGCGGATCCAGAAGGAAAT CGATCGGTGCACTCGTCTGGTGAAggccaataaaaaattaagtttagaGCGACAAGCTGATTTGGAAGAACAGCTGCAGAAAACACGGAACAATTACACTTTGACCACAAAGACCTATTTAAAACAGGAGAAGGTCTTTCGAGAGGAAAA AAACAAGCTGCTTATACAACTACAAGCCATCATCAAGAAATACGACCACAGCATTGGCGAGAAGATGATCGAGAACATGGAGCTCGCCGACGAGCACAAAAAGGCCAAGAAGGCTCTCGACGAATATATGATTGGGTTCCTAAAGGTTGAGCGCGTCTACAAGCAGATCGTCGTGAAAcgtgaggaggaggaggccagaCAACGCCAGCATCGCATCCTTCTATTTGCCATGAACCGCGCAGCCATCAAGATCCAGAAATACTGGAGAAAATGGAAGAGACACATGCGCAAGAAGAACAAGCGAAGCAGGAAATGA
- the LOC122621254 gene encoding hemicentin-2, producing MRSWKSRSRSKMQTLETRTRLLQGAQLTQLLLGAILCLTIASHTQTSAEAAGGRASGPGAETSEGAGTSSASAASTAISSDESGDPSSATAFSSLAQVSSLLPEASALSATSGLVEPYLDGYATSNVTTQIGTHAYLPCRVKQLGNKSVSWIRLRDGHILTVDRAVFIADQRFLAIKQPDKYWTLQIKYVQARDAGSYECQVSTEPKVSARVQLQVVVPRTEILGEPDRYVKAGSNVVLRCIVRGALEPPTFIMWYHGAEQLAADSRRHRTQLDPNLPEASGEGQSTIGSLIIESAKKRDTGNYTCSPSNSPSATVTLNIINGESSASAVTSSAATTRAYALSILALLLSVILIGVGHRT from the exons ATGCGCTCCTGGAAAAGTCGCAGTCGATCCAAAATGCAAACACTCGAAACGAGAACGCGGCTCCTGCAGGGCGCTCAGCTCACCCAGCTGCTCCTCGGTGCCATCCTCTGCCTCACAATCG CATCGCACACACAGACGTCGGCGGAGGCGGCAGGCGGGAGGGCATCTGGACCAGGAGCAGAAACATCAGAAGGAGCAGGGACATCGTCGGCATCGGCAGCCTCCACGGCCATCAGCTCCGATGAGAGCGGCGACCCATCATCGGCGACCGCGTTCTCCAGCTTGGCTCAAGTGTCCTCGCTTCTGCCGGAGGCATCCGCACTGTCGGCGACATCGGGACTCGTGGAGCCCTATCTGGATGGCTACGCCACTTCCAATGTGACCACTCAGATCGGGACACACGCGTATCTGCCCTGTCGG GTCAAACAGCTGGGCAACAAATCTGTGTCCTGGATTCGTCTGCGAGATGGACACATCTTGACCGTTGACAG GGCCGTCTTCATAGCCGACCAGCGATTCCTGGCCATCAAGCAGCCGGACAAGTACTGGACCCTGCAGATCAAGTACGTCCAGGCCCGGGACGCCGGCTCCTACGAGTGCCAGGTCTCCACGGAGCCCAAAGTCAGTGCCCGTGTCCAGCTGCAAGTTGTGG TTCCCCGCACGGAGATCCTGGGAGAGCCGGACCGCTACGTGAAGGCAGGCAGCAACGTGGTGCTCCGCTGCATCGTGCGCGGCGCCTTGGAGCCGCCCACGTTCATCATGTGGTACCATGGCGCCGAGCAGCTGGCGGCCGACTCCCGGCGCCACCGCACGCAACTGGATCCCAATCTGCCGGAGGCCTCCGGCGAAGGGCAGAGCACG ATTGGCTCATTAATCATCGAGTCGGCCAAGAAGCGCGATACTGGCAATTACACATGTAGCCCGTCGAATAGCCCCAGTGCGACCGTAACGCTGAACATAATAAATG GCGAATCGTCGGCTTCAGCGGTCACCTCCTCGGCAGCCACCACCCGGGCCTACGCCCTCAGCATCCTGGCGCTCCTGCTCAGCGTCATTCTCATCGGAGTGGGCCACCGCACATGA
- the LOC122621552 gene encoding uncharacterized protein LOC122621552, translating into MDTKIVYDQVFLADNEDELLLIYDDEVNLDEEHLLICDDVWKREEEMTPEGNLADVEDYAVLMEVMDTPTIHVASGSEEEMTPEENLGEVIDLDSADANDVADLLPDPEPFDLEELTVYIPEEITFADSGFFAEQGDNLEACDFTYKVIASETISHSPGELTEVTEFIRYLSQDFVFQAYSPPSIPSLHTDRCPHHDKTSQNEFWSDMEEVSCILLRSAAAYMEPPAHVDDATVSFIAKGLSLSKDFTTEEGVSLSALQSIGRLVAAIVMDRKSGVVMAYAVIHLVPQTMTDDSTGELLGMMLHNVIRGFAINDHFRRIIIENSRPFLLVANQIPN; encoded by the coding sequence ATGGATACCAAAATTGTTTACGACCAAGTTTTCCTTGCGGATAATGAAGATGAATTATTACTTATCTACGACGATGAAGTGAATTTAGATGAGGAGCACCTTTTAATTTGTGATGATGTCTGGAAGAGGGAAGAGGAAATGACTCCAGAAGGGAATTTAGCCGACGTCGAAGACTACGCAGTTTTGATGGAAGTAATGGACACTCCTACAATACACGTCGCCTCGGGGAGCGAGGAAGAAATGACTCCAGAAGAGAATTTAGGAGAGGTCATAGACCTCGATTCAGCGGATGCAAATGACGTGGCAGATCTATTGCCCGATCCCGAGCCATTTGATTTAGAAGAACTCACGGTCTATATACCCGAAGAGATCACATTTGCAGATTCGGGATTCTTTGCAGAGCAGGGCGATAACTTGGAGGCTTGCGACTTCACCTACAAGGTGATCGCGTCTGAGACTATTAGCCATTCTCCTGGAGAATTGACCGAAGTGACAGAATTTATCCGTTATCTCAGCCAGGACTTCGTCTTCCAGGCATACTCGCCGCCTTCGATCCCCAGCTTGCACACCGACCGTTGTCCTCATCACGACAAAACCTCACAAAACGAGTTTTGGTCCGACATGGAGGAAGTGTCCTGCATCCTGTTGCGTTCGGCGGCCGCCTATATGGAACCCCCCGCTCATGTCGACGACGCTACGGTGAGTTTTATTGCCAAGGGTCTCTCCTTGTCCAAGGATTTCACGACTGAGGAGGGAGTTTCCCTAAGCGCACTGCAGAGCATTGGTCGCCTGGTGGCCGCCATTGTCATGGACAGGAAGTCGGGCGTCGTAATGGCATACGCCGTGATCCACCTCGTTCCCCAGACTATGACCGACGACAGCACAGGCGAGTTGTTGGGAATGATGCTTCATAACGTTATTCGTGGATTCGCCATCAACGACCACTTCCGTCGCATAATTATCGAAAACAGCCGGCCCTTCCTTTTGGTGGCGAACCAAATTCCAAACTAA
- the LOC122621253 gene encoding uncharacterized protein LOC122621253 isoform X2, producing the protein MSLTEMMRGKSMPVDKKNDIKLAQHEFATVRIVQIGCVLNVLAEAIERVKISLIMPKLLEHPAHMAKILNGTKYERAVHLVESFVRRREFILREKRPPLMDHGIIQIIDFFQRNSRIYLLFPSYYNHMSDNEKKLLKAFELLYDLAKDRLYRTSTDAIAQERQLHAMYKQNEVVKEQVEELRQKIQDQKAAIRKRMADKEAYLQNYEDLLMKKKREKNERIQKEIDRCTRLVKANKKLSLERQADLEEQLQKTRNNYTLTTKTYLKQEKVFREEK; encoded by the exons ATGAGTTTGACAGAGATGATGCGGGGCAAATCGATGCCAGTGGACAAGAAGAATGACATTAAACTGGCCCAGCATG AATTTGCAACCGTTCGAATAGTGCAAATCGGATGTGTGCTAAATGTCCTGGCCGAGGCCATCGAGCGGGTTAAGATTTCGCTCATCATGCCGAAACTGCTGGAACATCCCGCGCACATGGCTAAGATTCTGAATGGAACCAAGTACGAAAGGGCAGTTCACCTGGTGGAATCGTTCGTTCGTCGAAGAGAGTTCATTCTGCGGGAGAAACGTCCGCCCCTGATGGACCACGGCATTATCCAGATCATCGATTTCTTCCAGCGGAACAGCAGGATCTACCTCCTGTTCCCCAGCTACTACAACCACATGAGTGACAACGAGAAGAAGCTGCTGAAGGCCTTCGAGTTGCTCTATGATCTGGCCAAGGACCGCTTGTACAGGACGTCCACCGACGCCATCGCCCAAGAGCGCCAGCTGCATGCCATGTACAAGCAGAACGAGGTGGTCAAGGAGCAGGTGGAGGAGCTGCGCCAAAAGATCCAGGATCAGAAGGCGGCCATCAGGAAGCGCATGGCCGATAAGGAGGCCTACCTGCAGAACTACGAGGACCTCCTcatgaagaagaagagggaGAAGAACGAGCGGATCCAGAAGGAAAT CGATCGGTGCACTCGTCTGGTGAAggccaataaaaaattaagtttagaGCGACAAGCTGATTTGGAAGAACAGCTGCAGAAAACACGGAACAATTACACTTTGACCACAAAGACCTATTTAAAACAGGAGAAGGTCTTTCGAGAGGAAAAGTAA